In Haliotis asinina isolate JCU_RB_2024 unplaced genomic scaffold, JCU_Hal_asi_v2 scaffold_17, whole genome shotgun sequence, a single genomic region encodes these proteins:
- the LOC137269852 gene encoding monocarboxylate transporter 5-like, which translates to MASDEGWSWVVLAACFFMNVLNAGYIKCFGILFVEVEKKFNASASVASLLMCVNAAAYSVAALFILNVVLEKITIRTTTILGVFILATGVLTNSFASNVYVLIFSQGGLAGIGAAMLYGPGLVMVGKYFTKRRALATAICSCGVSTGGMLLPPLVQFLIQEYGLRGAFLIITGMMLQILTFVSLYRPLTSTASEAKETDQDFSSIIPCGSSEKNSPVSTVAEVPDEGTKCELRGHLGNDDHSERDMYRKTSVPEQSELDSFLPSETEHGMDTTACTVVSSCYKAMNLSFFKKPLYLLIFGFTAFGFLGVGLLQTFVPPLAKEKGLSEMQAAMLLTLFNGLELVSRLLSGVVSELPFIKRHHLIAFSMVALGTLNHITRYLNGFGLILSYIAVFGILNGIYPALHPAVIIDFVGMEHFSKVLGYVQVFHGAMMAVCYPIMGVLRDFSGSYAASFHFLGTCQLMSALFLLLLPTAKRNTD; encoded by the exons ATGGCTTCAGATGAGGGATGGTCGTGGGTAGTACTGGCAG CTTGTTTCTTCATGAACGTTCTCAACGCCGGGTACATCAAATGCTTCGGGATATTGTTTGTGGAGGTGGAGAAAAAGTTCAATGCATCAGCGTCTGTTGCATCGCTGCTGATGTGTGTCAACGCGGCTGCTTACAGCGTCGCAG CACTGTTCATCCTGAACGTCGTTCTGGAAAAAATCACCATCCGGACAACGACTATACTAGGAGTGTTCATACTTGCCACCGGCGTCTTGACCAACTCCTTCGCAAGTAACGTCTATGTATTGATCTTTTCCCAAGGAGGATTAGCAG GAATTGGAGCGGCAATGCTCTACGGGCCAGGCTTGGTTATGGTTGGCAAATACTTCACAAAAAGACGAGCTCTAGCAACAGCAATATGCAGTTGTGGCGTCAGCACTGGTGGGATGCTACTGCCGCCACTTGTCCAGTTCCTCATCCAAGAGTACGGACTGAGAGGAGCATTCCTCATCATCACAGGCATGATGCTGCAGATTCTAACTTTTGTGAGTCTCTATCGACCATTGACGTCCACTGCTTCTGAGGCGAAGGAGACAGATCAGGATTTTTCTTCTATTATACCGTGTGGGTCGAGTGAGAAAAATAGTCCGGTTTCCACTGTTGCTGAGGTACCTGATGAGGGCACGAAGTGTGAATTACGTGGTCACCTTGGCAATGACGACCATTCGGAGAGAGATATGTACCGAAAAACGTCTGTTCCTGAACAGTCAGAGCTGGATAGCTTTCTTCCTTCTGAAACTGAGCATGGAATGGACACGACAGCGTGTACTGTTGTATCAAGCTGCTACAAAGCGATGAacctatcattttttaaaaagccACTGTACCTTCTGATATTTGGATTTACAGCTTTTGGGTTCCTTGGTGTGGGTTTACTTCAGACATTTGTGCCACCACTGGCGAAGGAGAAAGGTCTGAGCGAAATGCAAGCAGCAATGCTCCTGACTCTTTTCAATGGCTTGGAACTGGTAAGCCGCCTTCTGTCTGGCGTAGTTTCAGAGTTGCCCTTTATAAAAAGACATCATCTTATTGCTTTCAGTATGGTTGCACTAGGCACACTAAACCACATAACAAGATATCTCAACGGATTTGGACTTATCCTGTCCTATATTGCAGTATTTGGAATTCTTAATGGGATATACCCAGCACTCCATCCAGCCGTGATTATAGACTTTGTTGGAATGgaacatttttcaaaagtatTGGGCTATGTTCAGGTATTCCATGGTGCAATGATGGCAGTTTGTTATCCAATTATGG gtGTCCTTAGAGATTTCTCAGGGAGTTACGCTGCCTCCTTCCACTTTTTGGGAACATGTCAACTGATGTCGGCTTTGTTCTTGTTACTTCTACCAACAGCAAAGAGAAATACAGACTAA